CCGACGTCCTTGGCGCCCTTGATGCGCAGCAGCTCGATGGCCTTGTCGTACTCGCCGTCGGCCTCGGTCAGGGCCTTCTTGGCGTCCATCATGCCGGCGCCGGTGGCGTCGCGGAGCCGCTTGACGTCGGCGGCGGTGAAGGCAGGCATGTCACTTCCCTACGGGTCTGGATGCGGGTGGGTGCGGACGTGCCGCGGCGCCGCTGCCCGGCCACGGGGGCTGGGCAGCGGCGCCGGCGGGTCAGCCGTTCTGGGCGCCCTGGGTGCCGGTGGACGTGTCGCCGGTGGCGGGCACGCCCTCGACGGGGGCGATCTCCTCGGCGGTCACGGCCGGCGGGGCGGCCGGGGTCTCCGGGAGCGGGGTGGCCTCGGCGGCGGTCGCCTCGGCGGCGCCGTCGGCCTGCCCGGTGAGCAGCTCGCGCTCCCAGTCCGGCAGCGGCTCGTCGCCACCGATGACCGGGGCGCCGCCCTCCTCGCGCCCGGCGTTGGCCTGCGCGGCCGAGCGGGCCATGAGGCCGTCGGCGACGGCGTCGGCGACCACGCGGGTCAGCACGGTGATGCTGCGGATCGCGTCGTCGTTGCCCGGGATCTTGAAGTCGACCTCGTCGGGGTCGCAGTTGGTGTCGAGGATCGCCACGACCGGGATGCCCAGCTTGCGGGCCTCGCCGACGGCGATGTGCTCCTTCTTCGTGTCGACGATCCAGATGGCGCTGGGCACCTTCTGCATGTCGCGGATGCCACCGAGGCTGCGCTCGAGCTTGGCCTTCTCGCGGGTCAGGCCGAGCTGCTCCTTCTTGGACAGGCTGACCAGCACGCCGGTCTGCTCCATGTCCTCGAGCTCCTTGAGCCGCTGGAGCCTCTTGTGCACGGTCTGGAAGTTGGTGAGCATGCCGCCCAGCCAGCGCTGGTTGACGTAGGGCATGCCGACCCGCTGCGCCTGCTCGGCGACGACCTCCTGCGCCTGGCGCTTGGTGCCGACGAAGAGGATCGAGCCGCCGTGGGCGACGGTCTGCTTGACGAACTCGTAGGCACTGTCGATGTACCCGAGCGTCTGCTGCAGGTCGATGATGTAGATGCCGTTGCGCTCGGTGAAGATGAAGCGCTTCATCTTCGGGTTCCAGCGACGGGTCTGGTGCCCGAAGTGGACGCCGCTGTCGAGCAGCTGCTTCATGCTGACGACTGCCATGTGCAGCCTTCCTGTCTGTGCGCACGGCCGACGGGCGGCCGCGCTCCTCGGTTGACGCGGGCGCCGGGTGGCGCACCGCCCTGGCGTCCAGCGGCGCCACCGACCCGGTGGGGACCGGGACCGAGGTGGGGCTGCCCCGCCGGAGCGGCGGGAGGAGGACGCGCGGAGTCGGCCCGCCGGAGCGGGCCGCACCGGACAGCATACGCCGCGGCCGGTGTGCCCCTCCCCCGCCGTCGGCGCCGTCCACAGCCCGGCGGCCTCGTCGTCCCGCGGCCGGGTGGACGGCGAGGCTCCCGGGGTGCCCGTCCTCGTGCCCGCCCGGCCCCTCGTCGCCGCGCTGCTCACGGTCGCCGCGGTCCTCGGGCCCGCTCCGGCGGTCGCCGAGCCCCCGTCCCCCGTCGCCGGCACCGCGGCGTGGACGTCCCCGCTCGGGGACCCGCCGGCGGTGACCCGGCCGTTCCAGCCGCCCGCGTCGCCGTACGGGCCCGGGCACCGGGGTGCCGACCTCGCCGGGGCGCCGGGGACCGTGGTCCGGGCCGCCGGCGACGGCGTGGTCGCCTTCGCCGGGATGGTGGCCGGGCGCCCGGTGGTGAGCGTGGACCACGCCGACGGGCTGCGGACGACCTACGAGCCGGTCGCGCCGGTGGTCGCCGCGGGCCAGGGGGTGGCCCGCGGCTCGCCGCTGGGCACCGTGCTGGCCGGTCACGAGGGCTGCCCGGCCGCGGCGTGCCTGCACTGGGGCCTGCGCCGCGCGGAGACCTACCTCGACCCGCTGGCGCTGCTGCGCCCGCCCGAGGTGCGGCTCCTGCCGCTGGGGTGACCCCACGCGTCCCCGGTGGAGCAGGGCCGGCGGCCGGGCGGCTCAGGCGATGTCGGCGAGCTTGGTGCGCAGGTGCAGGACGGCCTTGGTGTGCAGCTGGCAGATCCGGCTCTCGGTGACGCCGAGGACGCGGCCGATGTCGGCCAGGGTCAGGCCCTCGAAGTAGTAGAGGCTGACGACCACCTTCTCCCGCTCCGGCAGCTGCTCGACGGCGCGCGCGAGCATCTGGCGGGCCTCACCGTGCTCGGCGACGGCCTGGGGGTCGAGGGCGTTGGCGTCCTGCAGGGTGTCGACCAGCCGGGGCGCGCCGCCGTCGTCGTCGGTGAGCAGCTCGTCGAGGGCCACCACGTTGACCAGCGAGAGCTGCCCGAGGAACTTGCGGACCTCCTCGACGTCCATCTCCATCTCGGCGGCCACCTCCTCCTCGGTCGGGCTGCGCTGCAGCCGGGTCTCGAGGGCGGCGACGGTGCGCTCGAACTGGCGGGCCTTCATCCGCACCGACCGCGGGATCCAGTCGGTGCTACGGAGCTCGTCGATGATCGCGCCGCGGATGCGCGACATCGCGTAGCTCTCGAACTTGACCTCGCGCGAGGGCTGGTAGCGGGTGATGGCGTCGATCAGCCCGAAGGTGCCGTAGGAGACCAGGTCGGCGTGCTCGACGTGCGCGGGCAGGCCGCTGCCGACCCGGCCGGCGACGTACTTCACCAGTGGCGCGTAGTGCAGGATCAGCCGGTCGCGGAGGGCCGGGGCACGGTCGCTGACGTACTGCGCCCACAGTTCGGCGAGCGCTGCGTCGGCGTCCTCGTCGGACTCGCCGATCCGGTGGATGGTCGCCTCGGGCACGGTCTGCACTCCCGCTGGGAAATGGGCTCGCGGCCCGATGGACGTCGTTCGGGTGGGCACGACGGTCATGCCCGGGGGTGCGCCTGCGCGTGCACCGCGCGGAGGCGCTCGACCGTCACGTGCGTGTAGATCTGCGTCGTGGCGAGGCTAGCGTGGCCGAGCAGCTCCTGGACCGACCGCAGGTCGGCGCCGCCCTCGAGCACGTGGGTCGCCGCGGAGTGGCGCAGCCCGTGCGGGCCGACGTCTGGGGCGCCGGGCGCACGGGCCACGGCGGCGTGCACGGTGCGGCGGGCCTCGCGCGGGTCGAGCCGCCGGCCGCGCAGCCCCAGCAGCAGGGCCGGGCCGGAGTCCGCGGTGGCCAGGGCGGGGCGGCCGCGCGTCAGCCACTGGTCGAGCGCCCGCTCGGCCGGCGCGCCGTAGGGCACGCTGCGCTCCTTGCGACCCTTGCCGAGGACCCGCAGCAGCCGCCGGCCGCGGTCGACGTCGTCGACGTCCAGCCCGACCAGCTCGCTGACCCGGATGCCGCTGGCGTAGAGCAGCTCGAGGACGACGGCGTCGCGCAGGCCGGCCGGGTCGTCGGAGCCCCCGGCCGCCTCGACGACCGCGCGGGCCTGGTCGGGGGCGAGCACGTCGGGCAGCGTGCGGTGCGCCTTGGGGCTGACCAGGCGCAGGCCGACGTCCTCGGCGGTCACGCCCGACCGGCGCAGCCAGGCGGTGAACGACCGGGCGGCCGCGGCGCGGCGGGCGGTGGTCGCCCGGCTGGCCCCGCGGGTGCGGCCCTGGGCCAGCCAGCTGCGCAGGACGGCGAGGTCGAGCTCGCCGACCCCGGTGCCGCCCCGCCGGGCAAGGTGGTCGAGCAGCCAGACGGCGTCGGTGACGTAGCCCCGGACGGTGTGCCCGGAGAGGTCGCGCTCCTCGTGCAGCGCCCGCTCGTAGCCCTCGAGCGCCGCGGCGAGCGCCGGGGGCAGCGCGGCGCGGGCGTCGGCGGTGCGGGCGGTCACGCACCGACCGTCCGACGGCGTCCCCCGGCGGTCAAGCCGCCGCGCCGGTCGGTTGCCCGCGACAGGAGTCGGGCGCCACCGCCGCACCAGCCGTCGCGCGTCCCCGCGGACGGCGGGGTCGGCCCGGCCGTGCGGGGACCCCCGTGCGGGGACCCCCGCGCGAGGGCGTTGCGTGGGGGCGTCGCGAGGGGGCGTTGCGCCGGCCCGGCAGGACCCCCAGGCTCTGACCGGACGAGGGGGACGGGGTGGACGCGGCGACCGACAGCTTCCTGATCGAGGGCGCCCGGGTCTTCGACGGGCACCGGTTCCTGTCCCCCGGTGCGTTGCTGGTCGTCGAGGGGCGCATCGCCGCGGTCGACGCCCGGCTGACCCCGCCGGCCGGCACACCCGTCCTCGCGGCCCGCGGCGGCACCGTCCTCCCGGGCCTGGTCGACGCACACGTCCACGTGCACCCCGGCGCCCTGCAGACAGCGCTGCGGGCGGGCGTCACGACCGAGCTGGACATGTTCGCCGACCCGGCCCTCGTGCGCTCGCTCCGGCGGCAGGCGTCGTCCGACCCCGGGATGGCCGACCTGCGCTCGGCCGGGACCGGCGCCACGGCTCCCGGCGGGCACCCGACCGCGCTGGTCGACAGGGGCCTGCTGCTCCCCTTCCCCACCGTGGCGGGACCGCAGGACGCCGAGGCCTTCGTCGCGGACCGGGTCGCGGAGGGCTCCGACCACCTGAAGATCGTCCTCGAGGACGGCACCACCACCGGGCGCCCCTGCCCCTCGCTGACGGCCGACACGGTGCGGGCGCTGGTCCTCGCGGCGCACGCCCGGGGCCTGCTCGTCGTCGCGCACACGCTCACGCAGGCCCACGCGCTGCTGGCCGTCGACGCGGGCGTCGACGGGCTGGCCCACCTGTTCGTGGACGAGCCGGCGTCGGCGGAGTTCCTGGACGCCGCTGTGCGCCGGGACGTGTTCGTCGTCCCCACGCTGACCTCGCTGGCCGCGCGGGCGGGGCGGAGCCGGGGCCCGGCCCTGGCCGCCGACCCGGACCTCGGACCGGGCATCGACCACGGGCAGCGCACGCTGCTCGGGACGGCCTTCCCGGTCGGGCCGGGTGCGCGGGCCGACCTGGACGTCGCGACGTCGACGGTCGGCCGGCTGCACCGGGCCGGGGTGGCGCTGCTGGCCGGGACCGACGCGTCGAGCCCGGGCGTCGCCCACGGCGTCAGCCTGCACGACGAGCTCGTTCTGCTGGTGCAGGCCGGCCTGTCCCCGGCAGCGGCGCTCGCGGCGGCGACCAGCGCAGCGGCCACGGCCTTCCGCCTCGCCGACCGCGGCACCCTCGCACCGGGGAGGCGCGCGGACCTCGTGCTCGTCGACGGCGACCCCGGCCAGGACATCACCCGCACGCGGGCGATCACGGCGGTCTGGCGCGACGGCCGCCGGGCGACGGGACCGCAGGTCGTGCCCGCGCCGGGCCGGGCGCCCTGACGGTCCCCATGGTCGCGCAGGGGCCGGCCTCACCCGCCCGCGCCGCGGCCCTCCCTCCGCTCCGGCGGCGGGGCCAGTCGCCAGCCGGTGCCGGTCCACTGCACGAGGTCGGCCAGCTCCAGCGCCGGCAGCACCCGCAGCGCCTCCAGCGGGTCGCAGCCGGCGACGGCGGCCAGCCGCTCGGCGCTGACGCCGGCGCGGACTGGGCAGGCGTCGAGCACCCGCCTCGCCAGGTCGGAGAGGCCGTCGCGCGGGCCCGCGAGCCGCTCCGGTGGCTCGGCGAGGTCGGTCCCGATGCCGCCCACCGCCTCGACCACCTGCGCCGCGCCGGTCACCAGCCGCGCGCCCATCTCCTCGTCGCGCAGCAGCTCGTGGCAGCCGACCGACATCGCGCTGGTCACCGGACCCGGCACCACCAGCACCTCCTTGCCCAGCCCGCGCGCCCGCCGGGCCGTGGCCTGCGCGCCGGAGCGGGCGGCCGCCTCCACGACCACCGTGCCGCGGGTGAGCCCGGCGATCAGCCGGTTGCGCACGAGGAAGCGGTGCCGGTGCGGAGCCGCACCCGGCGGCCACTCACTGACCAGCAGGCCCCCCGTGTCGACGATGCGGGCGAACACCGCCGAGTGCGCCACCGGGTAGGGCCGGTCGACACCGCAGGCCAGCACGGCGACCGTCGGCGCGCCCGCGGCCAGGGCGCCGCGGTGCGCCGCCGCGTCGATGCCGTGGGCGCCACCGGACACCACGGTCCAGCCGCGCTCCCCCAGCTGATGGCCGAGCTCGGCGGCCACGTGCTCGCCGTAGGCGGTGGACGCCCGCGCGCCGACCACGGCCACCGAGCGGTCGGCCACCTCGTCGAGACGGGCGGTGCCGCGCACCCACAGCGCCACCGGCGGTACCAGCGCCGTCGTCCGGTCGGCCTGCTCGCGCTCCCCGTCGTGGGCGACGACGGCCACGGTGAGCGCGTGCAGCGGCAGCGCCGGCCACTCGTCGTCCTCGGGGACCACCAGGCGGGCACCGCAGCGCTCGGCGCGGCGCAGGTCGGCGAGGCTGCCGTCCTCCCCCGCGCGGGCGCCGACCAGCGCCCGGGCGTGCTCCGGGGCCGTCCCCGCCCGGAGGGCCCGCACGGCCGCGACCGGCCCGACGTCGTCGACCCAGCGCCACAGGCCGACCGAGCCCGGTTCGGCCGCGCGGGTCAGCCACGCCCGCGCCCGCCGGACGCCCGGGACGGCCCCGCCCTCGACCGCCGGCGGCCCGGCGAGCGCCTCCTCGAGGTCCTCGTCGAGGGTCGGGGCGGTCACGCCGCCACCCGCTGCAGCCGCATCCCGAGCGCCTCGGCCACGTCGTCGCCGTCGGGGACCGTGCGCCCGCCGAGGTCGGCCAGCGTCCAGGCGACCCGGAGCACCCGGTCCAGGCCACGGACCGACAGCACCCCGCGGTCGAGCGCCCGCTCGGCCAGCGCCAGCGCCGGCCGGGG
This region of Geodermatophilus bullaregiensis genomic DNA includes:
- the rpsB gene encoding 30S ribosomal protein S2, which gives rise to MAVVSMKQLLDSGVHFGHQTRRWNPKMKRFIFTERNGIYIIDLQQTLGYIDSAYEFVKQTVAHGGSILFVGTKRQAQEVVAEQAQRVGMPYVNQRWLGGMLTNFQTVHKRLQRLKELEDMEQTGVLVSLSKKEQLGLTREKAKLERSLGGIRDMQKVPSAIWIVDTKKEHIAVGEARKLGIPVVAILDTNCDPDEVDFKIPGNDDAIRSITVLTRVVADAVADGLMARSAAQANAGREEGGAPVIGGDEPLPDWERELLTGQADGAAEATAAEATPLPETPAAPPAVTAEEIAPVEGVPATGDTSTGTQGAQNG
- a CDS encoding tyrosine-type recombinase/integrase, yielding MTARTADARAALPPALAAALEGYERALHEERDLSGHTVRGYVTDAVWLLDHLARRGGTGVGELDLAVLRSWLAQGRTRGASRATTARRAAAARSFTAWLRRSGVTAEDVGLRLVSPKAHRTLPDVLAPDQARAVVEAAGGSDDPAGLRDAVVLELLYASGIRVSELVGLDVDDVDRGRRLLRVLGKGRKERSVPYGAPAERALDQWLTRGRPALATADSGPALLLGLRGRRLDPREARRTVHAAVARAPGAPDVGPHGLRHSAATHVLEGGADLRSVQELLGHASLATTQIYTHVTVERLRAVHAQAHPRA
- a CDS encoding amidohydrolase family protein, with protein sequence MDAATDSFLIEGARVFDGHRFLSPGALLVVEGRIAAVDARLTPPAGTPVLAARGGTVLPGLVDAHVHVHPGALQTALRAGVTTELDMFADPALVRSLRRQASSDPGMADLRSAGTGATAPGGHPTALVDRGLLLPFPTVAGPQDAEAFVADRVAEGSDHLKIVLEDGTTTGRPCPSLTADTVRALVLAAHARGLLVVAHTLTQAHALLAVDAGVDGLAHLFVDEPASAEFLDAAVRRDVFVVPTLTSLAARAGRSRGPALAADPDLGPGIDHGQRTLLGTAFPVGPGARADLDVATSTVGRLHRAGVALLAGTDASSPGVAHGVSLHDELVLLVQAGLSPAAALAAATSAAATAFRLADRGTLAPGRRADLVLVDGDPGQDITRTRAITAVWRDGRRATGPQVVPAPGRAP
- a CDS encoding M23 family metallopeptidase, which codes for MCPSPAVGAVHSPAASSSRGRVDGEAPGVPVLVPARPLVAALLTVAAVLGPAPAVAEPPSPVAGTAAWTSPLGDPPAVTRPFQPPASPYGPGHRGADLAGAPGTVVRAAGDGVVAFAGMVAGRPVVSVDHADGLRTTYEPVAPVVAAGQGVARGSPLGTVLAGHEGCPAAACLHWGLRRAETYLDPLALLRPPEVRLLPLG
- the whiG gene encoding RNA polymerase sigma factor WhiG — translated: MPEATIHRIGESDEDADAALAELWAQYVSDRAPALRDRLILHYAPLVKYVAGRVGSGLPAHVEHADLVSYGTFGLIDAITRYQPSREVKFESYAMSRIRGAIIDELRSTDWIPRSVRMKARQFERTVAALETRLQRSPTEEEVAAEMEMDVEEVRKFLGQLSLVNVVALDELLTDDDGGAPRLVDTLQDANALDPQAVAEHGEARQMLARAVEQLPEREKVVVSLYYFEGLTLADIGRVLGVTESRICQLHTKAVLHLRTKLADIA
- the dprA gene encoding DNA-processing protein DprA, coding for MTAPTLDEDLEEALAGPPAVEGGAVPGVRRARAWLTRAAEPGSVGLWRWVDDVGPVAAVRALRAGTAPEHARALVGARAGEDGSLADLRRAERCGARLVVPEDDEWPALPLHALTVAVVAHDGEREQADRTTALVPPVALWVRGTARLDEVADRSVAVVGARASTAYGEHVAAELGHQLGERGWTVVSGGAHGIDAAAHRGALAAGAPTVAVLACGVDRPYPVAHSAVFARIVDTGGLLVSEWPPGAAPHRHRFLVRNRLIAGLTRGTVVVEAAARSGAQATARRARGLGKEVLVVPGPVTSAMSVGCHELLRDEEMGARLVTGAAQVVEAVGGIGTDLAEPPERLAGPRDGLSDLARRVLDACPVRAGVSAERLAAVAGCDPLEALRVLPALELADLVQWTGTGWRLAPPPERREGRGAGG